A single window of Achromobacter xylosoxidans DNA harbors:
- a CDS encoding VOC family protein: MFSHVTVGTRDLERAGRFYDAVLSPLGLRRRPVSPDGGPAALCWVAAHAALPRFYVYTPYDGEPTSAGNGAMTAFLAPSTGAVDAAHAAGLAHGGADAGAPGPRPRYGNGYYGAYLRDPDGNKIHIVHRADLLP, from the coding sequence ATGTTCAGCCACGTTACCGTCGGCACGCGCGATCTCGAACGCGCAGGCCGCTTCTATGATGCAGTGCTGTCCCCGCTCGGACTGCGCCGCCGCCCCGTCTCGCCCGATGGCGGCCCGGCGGCGCTGTGCTGGGTCGCGGCGCACGCCGCGCTGCCGCGCTTTTACGTCTACACCCCTTATGACGGCGAACCCACGAGCGCGGGCAACGGCGCCATGACGGCCTTTCTGGCGCCTTCGACGGGCGCGGTCGACGCGGCGCACGCCGCCGGCCTGGCGCACGGCGGCGCCGACGCAGGCGCCCCCGGGCCCCGCCCGCGCTACGGCAACGGCTATTACGGCGCCTACCTGCGCGATCCCGACGGCAACAAGATCCACATCGTCCACCGCGCCGACCTGCTGCCCTGA
- a CDS encoding LysE family translocator, whose amino-acid sequence MNASHLAMVYGTYLIATASPGPSTMAIMATAMRDGRGPALALAAGVVTGSLFWALLAATGIAAVLNAYAQALALLKIAGGLYLLYLAARTGRSALRPAAACAAPRAAGSTGRLGARYRQGVFMHVGNPKAIMAWTAIISLGMGPDGAAHELPAIVGGCVALGVGVFGGYALLFSTASMAALYARARRAIEGALAAVFAAAGLKLLFWRG is encoded by the coding sequence ATGAATGCCAGCCACCTCGCCATGGTCTATGGCACCTATCTGATCGCCACCGCCAGCCCGGGGCCCAGCACCATGGCCATCATGGCCACGGCAATGCGCGACGGCCGCGGTCCGGCCCTGGCGCTGGCGGCCGGCGTCGTCACGGGTTCGCTGTTCTGGGCGCTGCTGGCCGCCACCGGCATCGCCGCCGTGCTCAACGCCTATGCGCAGGCCCTGGCGCTTCTCAAGATCGCGGGCGGCCTTTACCTGTTGTACCTGGCCGCGCGCACGGGCCGATCCGCCTTGCGGCCGGCCGCGGCCTGCGCGGCGCCGCGCGCGGCGGGCAGCACTGGGCGACTCGGCGCCCGTTACCGCCAGGGCGTGTTCATGCACGTCGGCAATCCCAAGGCCATCATGGCCTGGACCGCCATCATCTCGCTCGGGATGGGTCCGGACGGCGCCGCCCACGAACTGCCGGCCATCGTGGGCGGCTGCGTGGCCCTGGGCGTGGGCGTGTTCGGCGGCTACGCGCTGCTGTTCTCGACCGCGTCGATGGCGGCCCTGTACGCGCGAGCGCGGCGCGCCATCGAAGGCGCGCTCGCCGCGGTGTTCGCCGCCGCGGGGCTGAAGCTGCTGTTCTGGCGCGGCTGA
- a CDS encoding PhzF family phenazine biosynthesis protein, whose protein sequence is MPLTVHMVDVFGAGPLAGNPVAVVSGADALSTSDMQRLTRWFNLSETTFLVAPTHPQADYRVRIFTLDREMPFAGHPTLGTCHAWLAAHAPRHDIHVMQECGAGLVRIRRDPRRLAFAAPPLIRAGAPDADELEQARRLLGIEARDILAAAWVDNGPGWLGIRLASAEKVLSLEPAGRWPTPVDIGVIGPHAPGGEAAFEVRAFFSDPAGAIVEDPVTGSLNAALAQWFFAQGWIDHDYVAAQGTRLGRRGRVHLSRDDSGQVWVGGDTRIHVSGTLQAV, encoded by the coding sequence ATGCCTCTCACCGTCCATATGGTCGACGTCTTCGGCGCCGGCCCGCTTGCCGGCAATCCGGTCGCGGTCGTCAGCGGCGCCGACGCGCTGTCGACGTCCGACATGCAACGCCTGACGCGCTGGTTCAACCTGTCGGAGACCACGTTCCTGGTCGCGCCGACCCATCCGCAGGCCGACTACCGCGTCAGGATCTTCACGCTGGACCGCGAAATGCCCTTTGCCGGCCACCCCACGCTGGGCACCTGCCACGCGTGGCTGGCGGCACATGCGCCGCGCCACGATATCCACGTCATGCAGGAGTGCGGCGCCGGACTGGTGCGCATCCGGCGCGACCCGCGGCGGCTGGCCTTCGCCGCCCCGCCGCTGATCCGCGCGGGCGCGCCGGACGCGGACGAACTGGAGCAGGCGCGGCGGCTGCTGGGCATCGAGGCCCGCGACATCCTGGCCGCGGCCTGGGTCGACAACGGCCCGGGATGGCTGGGAATCCGGCTGGCGTCGGCGGAGAAGGTGCTCTCGCTCGAACCGGCCGGACGCTGGCCGACGCCGGTCGACATCGGCGTGATCGGCCCTCACGCGCCGGGCGGCGAGGCCGCATTCGAAGTGCGCGCGTTCTTTTCCGACCCGGCCGGCGCCATCGTCGAGGACCCGGTCACCGGCAGCCTGAACGCCGCGCTGGCGCAGTGGTTCTTCGCGCAGGGATGGATCGACCACGACTATGTCGCCGCCCAGGGCACGCGCCTGGGCCGGCGCGGCCGCGTCCATCTATCGCGTGACGACAGCGGCCAGGTCTGGGTCGGCGGCGACACCCGCATCCATGTGAGCGGCACGCTGCAGGCCGTTTGA
- a CDS encoding BON domain-containing protein, with product MVPIQILRAALLGIACVIVLPGCAAEGGRRSTGQYTDDVAVTARVREALIRAPGLRSNTIQVETYRGTVQLSGFADDEDSAANAIAAARQVPGVNEVRNNIQVRKPQ from the coding sequence ATGGTTCCCATCCAGATCTTGCGCGCAGCCCTGCTCGGCATCGCCTGCGTGATCGTGCTGCCCGGCTGCGCCGCGGAAGGCGGCCGCCGCAGCACCGGCCAATACACCGACGACGTGGCGGTGACGGCGCGGGTCCGCGAAGCCTTGATCCGCGCACCCGGCCTGCGATCCAACACCATCCAGGTCGAAACCTACCGCGGCACGGTGCAGCTGAGCGGCTTCGCCGACGACGAAGACAGCGCCGCGAACGCCATCGCGGCCGCGCGCCAGGTGCCCGGCGTGAACGAAGTGCGCAACAACATCCAGGTCCGCAAGCCGCAGTGA